The Streptomyces sp. NBC_01244 genome contains a region encoding:
- the tadA gene encoding tRNA adenosine(34) deaminase TadA, with product MRLALREAARAVPAGDVPVGAVVLGPDGKVLATGHNEREATGDPTAHAEVLALRRAAAALGEWRLPGCTLVVTLEPCVMCAGALVQSRVARVVFGASDEKAGAAGSLWDLVRDRRLNHRPEVIAGVLAGECARQLTDFFREL from the coding sequence ATGCGCCTGGCGCTCCGGGAGGCCGCCCGGGCGGTGCCGGCCGGCGACGTGCCGGTCGGCGCCGTGGTGCTCGGCCCGGACGGGAAGGTCCTCGCCACCGGGCACAACGAGCGGGAGGCGACCGGAGACCCGACGGCGCACGCCGAGGTACTGGCGCTGCGCCGGGCGGCCGCCGCCCTCGGGGAATGGCGGCTCCCGGGGTGCACCCTCGTGGTGACCCTGGAGCCGTGCGTGATGTGCGCGGGCGCGCTCGTGCAGTCACGGGTGGCCCGGGTCGTCTTCGGGGCGTCCGACGAGAAGGCGGGCGCCGCCGGGTCACTGTGGGACCTCGTACGGGACCGCCGGCTCAACCACCGGCCCGAGGTCATCGCGGGCGTGCTCGCGGGGGAGTGCGCGCGGCAGCTGACGGACTTCTTCCGCGAGCTCTGA
- a CDS encoding SigB/SigF/SigG family RNA polymerase sigma factor, with protein sequence MTVPASTAPEVPPQQDPQQEHPQEPHRDSAQAPHQGSPTAPHQGSPPAPHQGPHQTSPQAPAQAPAQPPAQESHVPPQQEAPEEPPAAPRPQSRGADTRALTQVLFGQLKDLQPGTSEHSRVRGALIEANIPLVRYAAARFRSRNEPMEDVIQVGTIGLINAIDRFDPERGVQFPTFAMPTVVGEIKRYFRDNVRTVHVPRRLHELWVQVNAATEDLTTLHGRTPTTPEIAERLRIGEDEVLSCIEAGRSYHATSLEAAQEGDGLPGLLDRLGYEDPELAGVEHRDLVRHLLVQLPEREQRILLLRYYNNLTQSQISAELGVSQMHVSRLLARSFARLRSANRIEA encoded by the coding sequence GTGACCGTGCCGGCCAGTACTGCGCCCGAGGTGCCGCCCCAGCAGGACCCGCAGCAGGAGCACCCACAGGAACCGCACCGGGACTCCGCCCAGGCTCCGCACCAGGGCTCCCCGACCGCCCCGCACCAGGGCTCCCCGCCGGCCCCGCACCAGGGCCCGCACCAGACCTCCCCGCAGGCCCCGGCCCAGGCCCCGGCGCAGCCCCCGGCGCAGGAGTCCCACGTACCGCCCCAGCAGGAGGCTCCCGAGGAGCCCCCGGCCGCCCCCAGGCCGCAGAGCCGGGGGGCCGACACCCGGGCCCTCACCCAGGTCCTGTTCGGGCAGCTGAAGGACCTGCAGCCGGGCACCAGCGAGCACTCCCGGGTCCGCGGCGCCCTCATCGAGGCCAACATCCCGCTCGTCCGGTACGCGGCCGCCCGCTTCCGCAGCCGCAACGAGCCGATGGAGGACGTGATCCAGGTCGGCACGATCGGGCTGATCAACGCGATCGACCGGTTCGACCCCGAGCGCGGGGTGCAGTTCCCGACCTTCGCGATGCCGACCGTCGTGGGCGAGATCAAGCGGTACTTCCGCGACAACGTCCGCACCGTCCACGTCCCGCGCCGCCTCCACGAGCTGTGGGTCCAGGTCAACGCCGCCACCGAGGACCTCACCACCCTGCACGGCCGCACCCCGACCACCCCCGAGATCGCCGAGCGGCTGCGCATCGGCGAGGACGAGGTGCTCTCCTGCATCGAGGCCGGCCGCAGCTACCACGCGACCTCCCTGGAGGCCGCCCAGGAGGGCGACGGGCTCCCCGGCCTGCTCGACCGCCTCGGCTACGAGGACCCCGAGCTGGCCGGCGTGGAACACCGCGACCTGGTCCGCCACCTCCTCGTACAACTGCCCGAGCGCGAGCAGCGGATCCTCCTCCTGCGGTACTACAACAATCTGACCCAGTCGCAGATCAGCGCCGAGCTCGGCGTCTCCCAGATGCACGTCTCCCGGCTCCTCGCCCGGAGCTTCGCTCGACTGAGATCCGCAAACAGGATCGAGGCCTAA
- a CDS encoding RNA polymerase sigma factor SigF, with protein sequence MSVDQGSSQVLTLVKQREVPAVSHRSEAIDTRIDTRTLSRSLFKRLAGLDADSPERTYVRDTLIELNLPLVRYAAARFRSRNEPMEDIVQVGTIGLIKAIDRFDCERGVEFPTFAMPTVVGEIKRFFRDTSWSVRVPRRLQELRLALTKASDELAQKLDRSPTVPELAAVLGVSEEDVVDGLAVGNAYTASSLDSPSPEDEGGEGSLADRLGYEDTALEGVEYRESLKPLLAKLPPRERQIIMLRFFANMTQSQIGEEVGISQMHVSRLLTRTLAQLRVGLIGE encoded by the coding sequence ATGTCCGTAGACCAGGGCAGCTCACAGGTGCTCACGCTCGTCAAGCAGCGTGAAGTGCCGGCCGTGTCCCACCGCTCGGAAGCCATCGACACCCGGATCGACACCCGCACCCTCTCCCGCTCCCTCTTCAAGCGGCTCGCCGGCCTTGACGCGGACAGTCCCGAGCGGACGTACGTACGGGACACGCTGATCGAGCTGAACCTCCCCCTCGTGCGCTACGCGGCGGCCCGCTTCCGCAGCCGCAACGAGCCGATGGAGGACATCGTCCAGGTCGGCACGATCGGGCTGATCAAGGCCATCGACCGGTTCGACTGCGAACGCGGGGTGGAGTTCCCGACCTTCGCCATGCCGACGGTCGTCGGTGAGATCAAACGGTTCTTCCGGGACACCTCCTGGTCCGTGCGCGTCCCGCGCCGGCTCCAGGAACTGCGCCTCGCCCTCACCAAGGCCAGTGACGAGCTCGCCCAGAAGCTCGACCGCTCGCCGACCGTGCCGGAGCTCGCGGCCGTGCTCGGGGTCTCGGAGGAGGACGTCGTCGACGGCCTCGCCGTGGGCAACGCGTACACCGCCTCCTCGCTCGACTCGCCCTCCCCCGAGGACGAGGGCGGCGAGGGCTCGCTCGCGGACCGGCTCGGGTACGAGGACACCGCGCTGGAGGGCGTCGAGTACCGCGAGTCCCTCAAGCCGCTGCTGGCCAAGCTCCCGCCCCGGGAACGGCAGATCATCATGCTGCGGTTCTTCGCGAACATGACGCAGTCGCAGATCGGCGAGGAGGTCGGCATCTCCCAGATGCACGTCTCCCGGCTGCTCACGCGCACGCTCGCGCAGCTCCGCGTCGGCCTGATCGGCGAATAG
- a CDS encoding MarR family winged helix-turn-helix transcriptional regulator, with product MARQLTGIGAVKRDLARLLPSDCPPGSAAVLTVLDRHGEMRLSRLSEYLAIDISVTSRHVAHTADRGWITRDTDPGDARCRILRPTPAGRALLAELGTRHTDALEKALADWSAADIDHLNTLLARLRSSFTLPDS from the coding sequence CTGGCCCGTCAGCTCACCGGCATCGGTGCCGTCAAGCGCGACCTCGCCCGTCTCCTGCCCTCCGACTGCCCTCCCGGTTCGGCGGCCGTGCTCACGGTGCTCGACCGCCACGGCGAGATGCGGCTCAGCCGCCTCTCCGAGTACCTGGCCATCGACATCTCCGTGACCAGCCGGCACGTCGCGCACACCGCCGACCGCGGCTGGATCACCCGCGACACCGACCCCGGCGACGCCCGGTGCCGGATCCTGCGCCCGACCCCGGCCGGCCGCGCGCTCCTCGCAGAGCTCGGCACCCGCCACACCGACGCGCTGGAGAAGGCCCTGGCCGACTGGTCCGCCGCGGACATCGACCACCTCAACACCCTGCTGGCCCGACTCCGATCGAGCTTCACGCTTCCGGACAGCTAG
- a CDS encoding MDR family MFS transporter, which yields MATTTPTGVRGGGRPETTSDSAPMTHPQIMKALSGLMLGMFVAILSSTIVSNALPQIIGDLGGTQSSYTWVVTAALLSMTASTPLWGKLSDLFSKKLLVQISLVIYVLGSMVAGMSQNTGMLIACRVVQGIGVGGLSALAQIVMAAMISPRERGRYSGYLGAVFAVATVGGPLLGGVITDTSWLGWRWCFYVGIPFAVIALIVLQRTLHLPVVRRDVKVDWLGAFLISGAVSLLLIWVTQAGSSYDWISWQTWAMTGGALALGLLFVLVESRASDPIIPLRLFRNKTISLASAASLFVGIAMFSGTVFFSQFFQLARGESPTMSGILTIPMIGGLFVSSTLSGQVITKTGKWKAWLVSGGVLLTAGLGLLGTLRYDTPYWHIAIFMALTGLGLGMMMQNLVLASQNQVAPEDLGAASSVVTFFRSLGGAMGVSALGAVMANRVTHYVQDGLAALGPQAAAMGHGGTGGGAIPDLDKLPEPFRTVVESAYGHGVGDVFLYAAPTALLALVLVVFIKEVALKSKPAAHEPAAATAE from the coding sequence ATGGCTACGACCACACCCACCGGTGTGCGGGGAGGCGGCCGGCCGGAGACCACGTCCGACAGCGCGCCCATGACCCACCCGCAGATCATGAAGGCGCTCTCCGGGCTGATGCTCGGCATGTTCGTGGCGATCCTGTCCTCCACGATCGTCTCCAACGCCCTGCCCCAGATCATCGGCGACCTCGGCGGGACCCAGTCCTCGTACACCTGGGTGGTCACGGCAGCCCTGCTCTCGATGACGGCGTCGACTCCGCTGTGGGGCAAGCTCTCCGACCTCTTCAGCAAGAAGCTGCTGGTCCAGATATCCCTGGTGATCTACGTCCTCGGCTCGATGGTCGCGGGCATGTCCCAGAACACCGGCATGCTCATCGCCTGCCGCGTGGTCCAGGGCATCGGCGTCGGCGGGCTCTCCGCCCTCGCCCAGATCGTGATGGCCGCGATGATCTCCCCGCGCGAGCGCGGCCGGTACAGCGGCTACCTCGGCGCGGTCTTCGCCGTCGCCACCGTGGGCGGCCCGCTGCTCGGCGGAGTCATCACCGACACGAGCTGGCTCGGCTGGCGCTGGTGCTTCTACGTCGGCATCCCGTTCGCCGTCATCGCCCTGATCGTGCTCCAGCGCACCCTGCACCTGCCCGTCGTCCGCCGCGACGTCAAGGTCGACTGGCTCGGCGCCTTCCTGATCAGCGGCGCCGTCTCGCTCCTGCTGATCTGGGTGACCCAGGCCGGCAGCTCGTACGACTGGATCTCCTGGCAGACCTGGGCGATGACCGGCGGCGCGCTCGCCCTCGGTCTGCTCTTCGTCCTCGTCGAGTCCAGGGCGAGCGACCCGATCATTCCGCTGCGCCTGTTCCGCAACAAGACCATCAGCCTCGCCTCGGCGGCCTCGCTCTTCGTCGGCATCGCGATGTTCTCGGGCACCGTGTTTTTCAGCCAGTTCTTCCAGTTGGCCCGTGGCGAGTCCCCGACGATGTCCGGAATCCTCACGATTCCGATGATCGGCGGGCTCTTCGTCTCCTCCACCCTTTCCGGTCAGGTGATCACCAAGACCGGCAAGTGGAAGGCCTGGCTCGTCTCCGGCGGTGTGCTCCTGACGGCCGGACTCGGCCTGCTGGGCACCCTGCGGTACGACACCCCGTACTGGCACATCGCGATCTTCATGGCGCTGACCGGCCTCGGCCTCGGCATGATGATGCAGAACCTGGTCCTCGCCTCCCAGAACCAGGTGGCCCCCGAGGACCTCGGCGCCGCCAGCTCGGTCGTCACCTTCTTCCGCTCGCTCGGCGGCGCGATGGGCGTCTCCGCCCTCGGCGCGGTCATGGCCAACCGGGTCACCCACTACGTCCAGGACGGTCTCGCCGCGCTCGGCCCGCAGGCCGCCGCCATGGGCCACGGCGGCACCGGCGGGGGCGCGATCCCCGACCTCGACAAGTTGCCCGAGCCCTTCCGCACGGTCGTCGAGTCCGCGTACGGACACGGCGTCGGCGACGTCTTCCTCTATGCCGCCCCCACCGCGCTGCTCGCACTGGTGCTGGTGGTGTTCATCAAGGAGGTCGCCCTGAAGTCGAAGCCGGCGGCCCACGAGCCGGCCGCCGCCACGGCGGAGTAG
- a CDS encoding TetR/AcrR family transcriptional regulator has translation MVTPADPGTARTSVWLAAAPAAPARRRSEDPAGLDRERITAEAVRLLDADGLARFSMRRLAAGLGVTAMSLYWYVDTKHDLLELALDSALGELGARQEPAGPPAEGWPGRLRSLARGYRRLLVDHPWVAPLTAAYPNIGPHARAFDAALHRLLDATGLPDATRTGARLAVSQFLHGCGGTVRRPADGEFCLALDVLIAGIQAHTGRAAGDTSPAAPAAPAAPAVPDAPAAP, from the coding sequence ATGGTCACCCCGGCCGATCCCGGCACGGCCCGGACCAGTGTCTGGCTGGCCGCTGCGCCTGCCGCACCCGCCCGGCGGCGCAGCGAGGACCCCGCCGGACTCGACCGGGAGCGGATCACGGCCGAGGCCGTGCGGCTGCTGGACGCCGACGGGCTGGCCCGGTTCTCCATGAGGCGGCTCGCCGCCGGGCTCGGGGTCACCGCGATGTCCCTCTACTGGTACGTGGACACCAAGCACGATCTGCTCGAGCTCGCCCTGGACAGCGCCCTGGGCGAGCTCGGCGCACGGCAGGAGCCGGCCGGGCCGCCCGCGGAGGGCTGGCCCGGCCGGCTCCGTTCGCTGGCCCGGGGCTACCGGAGGCTGCTCGTGGACCACCCGTGGGTGGCTCCGCTGACCGCCGCGTACCCGAACATCGGCCCGCACGCGCGGGCCTTCGACGCCGCCCTGCACCGGCTGCTGGATGCCACGGGCCTGCCGGACGCCACCCGCACCGGGGCCCGGTTGGCCGTCTCCCAGTTCCTCCACGGCTGTGGAGGAACCGTCAGGCGGCCGGCCGACGGGGAGTTCTGCCTCGCGCTCGACGTCCTGATCGCCGGCATCCAGGCCCACACCGGGCGGGCGGCGGGGGACACCTCACCGGCTGCCCCCGCCGCACCGGCCGCACCGGCCGTCCCCGACGCGCCCGCGGCCCCGTAG
- a CDS encoding ArnT family glycosyltransferase codes for MTTAALPLHPPSPAAPSHRAARAHAARPGWERPAFLGLLLATAVLLLWDLGASGYANSFYSAAVQAGGESWKAFFFGSSDAGNSITVDKPPAALWPMMLSVRLFGLGAWQILVPQALMGVGTTAVLYAAVRRQFGPVAALISGSVFALTPVAALMFRFNNPDALLTLLMTVTVYCVLRALDGAHTKWLVWAGVAVGFAFLTKTLQAFVILPPLALLYAVCAPTRLRRRLGQLLLSTLAMVLAGGWWVAVVELWPASSRPYIGGSQTNSFLELTLGYNGLGRINGEETGSVGGGGRAAVEGAAGGAPGGGGGGMSWGETGIDRLFSSNIGGQIGWLLPAALILLVAGLVVTWRARRSTDSLEGMARAAFLAWGGALLITAVVFSFMQGIFHEYYTVALAPYIAALVGMGIAVLWEERGSRAASLTLSGTLALTSYWAFVLLGRSAEYVPWSRWLVLALGLGTALLLPFTARLGRRTALGVAAVGLGVALAGPLAYCLTTVTTPHTGSIVTAGPAVAGGRGGPGGGTRGFEMPGGGGMPGGGAAPQGMPPGGTAQGGQAPGGQAQGGQAQGGQAPGGNQGADGGRGTRTGGGPGGGMGGGGMGGLLGGTKTSAEATAALRADADRYTWAAAAIGSQNAASYQLASQRPVMSIGGFNGSDPSPTLEQFKAYVSAGKIHYFIGQSGAGADGGAAAGEAGGTAETGTAVRGGGGPGGGVSSSIETWVKANFKASTIGGATFYDLTAPTSQPSTTS; via the coding sequence ATGACCACGGCAGCGCTACCGCTCCACCCGCCCTCCCCGGCCGCCCCGTCCCACAGGGCGGCTCGGGCGCACGCCGCGCGGCCCGGCTGGGAACGCCCCGCCTTCCTCGGGCTGCTCCTCGCCACCGCCGTCCTGCTGCTGTGGGACCTGGGGGCCTCCGGCTACGCCAACTCCTTCTACTCCGCGGCCGTCCAGGCGGGCGGCGAGAGCTGGAAGGCCTTCTTCTTCGGCTCCTCCGACGCCGGGAACTCCATCACCGTCGACAAGCCCCCGGCCGCACTGTGGCCGATGATGCTGTCCGTCCGGCTCTTCGGGCTCGGTGCCTGGCAGATCCTGGTCCCGCAGGCCCTCATGGGCGTCGGCACGACCGCCGTGCTCTACGCCGCCGTGCGCCGCCAGTTCGGCCCGGTGGCGGCCCTGATCAGCGGATCCGTCTTCGCGCTCACGCCCGTGGCCGCCCTGATGTTCCGCTTCAACAACCCCGACGCACTGCTGACCCTGCTGATGACGGTCACCGTGTACTGCGTGCTCCGGGCCCTCGACGGCGCGCACACCAAGTGGCTCGTCTGGGCCGGGGTCGCGGTCGGCTTCGCCTTCCTGACCAAGACCCTGCAGGCCTTCGTCATCCTGCCGCCCCTCGCCCTGCTGTACGCGGTCTGCGCGCCGACCCGGCTGCGCAGGCGCCTCGGGCAGCTGCTGCTCTCCACGCTCGCGATGGTGCTGGCCGGCGGCTGGTGGGTGGCGGTCGTCGAACTGTGGCCCGCCTCCTCCCGCCCGTACATCGGGGGCTCGCAGACCAACTCCTTCCTGGAACTGACCCTCGGCTACAACGGCCTCGGCCGGATCAACGGCGAGGAGACGGGCAGCGTCGGCGGCGGAGGCCGCGCGGCCGTCGAAGGCGCAGCCGGCGGCGCCCCGGGCGGCGGTGGCGGCGGGATGAGCTGGGGAGAGACCGGCATCGACCGGCTGTTCTCCTCGAACATCGGCGGTCAGATCGGCTGGCTGCTGCCCGCCGCGCTGATCCTGCTCGTCGCGGGCCTCGTGGTCACCTGGCGCGCCCGCCGGTCAACCGACTCCCTGGAGGGCATGGCCCGCGCGGCCTTCCTCGCCTGGGGCGGGGCGCTGCTGATCACCGCGGTGGTCTTCAGCTTCATGCAGGGCATCTTCCACGAGTACTACACCGTCGCACTGGCCCCCTACATCGCCGCCCTGGTCGGCATGGGCATCGCCGTCCTGTGGGAGGAGCGGGGCAGCCGGGCCGCCTCCCTCACGCTCTCCGGGACCCTCGCTCTCACGTCGTACTGGGCCTTCGTGCTGCTCGGTCGCTCCGCGGAGTACGTGCCGTGGTCGCGCTGGTTGGTCCTCGCTCTCGGACTCGGCACGGCCCTGCTGCTGCCGTTCACCGCGCGGCTGGGCCGCCGTACCGCACTCGGGGTGGCGGCAGTCGGCCTGGGCGTGGCCCTGGCCGGACCCCTCGCGTACTGCCTGACCACGGTGACCACCCCGCACACGGGCTCGATCGTCACGGCGGGCCCCGCGGTCGCGGGCGGCCGCGGCGGCCCCGGCGGCGGGACGCGCGGCTTCGAGATGCCGGGCGGCGGCGGGATGCCCGGCGGCGGAGCCGCACCGCAGGGCATGCCCCCGGGCGGAACCGCCCAGGGCGGCCAGGCTCCCGGCGGCCAGGCCCAGGGCGGTCAGGCCCAGGGCGGTCAGGCCCCCGGCGGCAACCAGGGTGCCGACGGCGGCCGGGGCACCCGGACCGGCGGCGGCCCGGGTGGCGGCATGGGCGGAGGCGGCATGGGCGGCCTGCTCGGCGGGACGAAGACCAGCGCCGAGGCCACGGCAGCGCTGCGCGCCGACGCGGATCGGTACACCTGGGCGGCGGCCGCCATCGGCTCGCAGAACGCCGCGAGTTACCAGCTGGCTTCGCAGCGGCCGGTGATGTCCATCGGCGGCTTCAACGGCAGCGACCCCTCTCCGACCCTGGAGCAGTTCAAGGCGTACGTGAGCGCCGGAAAGATCCACTACTTCATCGGCCAGAGCGGTGCGGGAGCCGATGGCGGCGCGGCCGCCGGCGAAGCGGGCGGCACGGCCGAGACCGGCACCGCGGTCCGTGGCGGGGGCGGTCCCGGCGGGGGCGTGAGCAGTTCCATCGAGACCTGGGTCAAGGCCAACTTCAAGGCCTCCACCATCGGTGGAGCCACCTTCTACGACCTGACCGCGCCCACGTCGCAGCCGTCCACGACGTCCTGA
- a CDS encoding glycosyltransferase encodes MPTDTSPGALPVRAPLAPVPGEPVLDVVIPVFNEETDLGPCVRRLHEHLTRTFPYPFRITIADNASTDGTPEVAASLAASVAGVRSTRLEQKGRGRALRTVWGESDAPVLAYMDVDLSTDLNALLPLVAPLISGHSDLAIGTRLARSSRVVRGAKREFISRAYNLLLRSSLSARFSDAQCGFKAIRREVATRLLPLVEDSGWFFDTELLVLAERAGLRIHEVPVDWVDDPDSTVHIARTAAEDLKGVWRVGRALAVGALPLDRLARPFGDDPRDRTALPGVPRGLARQLLGFCVVGALSTLLYLLLYSAARTTAGPQLANAAALLLSAVANTAANRRLTFGVRGRARAIRHQAQGLVVFAIGLALTSGSLAALGAASAKPGHSTEVAVLVTANLAATVLRFLLFRAWVFPERRATSAKDHS; translated from the coding sequence ATGCCTACCGACACCTCTCCCGGAGCGCTCCCGGTACGGGCGCCCCTCGCGCCCGTACCGGGTGAGCCCGTCCTCGACGTGGTGATCCCGGTCTTCAACGAGGAGACGGACCTCGGGCCCTGCGTGCGCAGGCTGCACGAGCACCTCACCCGGACCTTCCCGTACCCCTTCCGCATCACCATCGCCGACAACGCGAGCACCGACGGCACCCCCGAGGTCGCGGCCTCCCTCGCCGCCTCCGTGGCCGGGGTGCGCAGCACCCGGCTGGAGCAGAAGGGCCGCGGCCGGGCCCTGCGCACCGTGTGGGGGGAGTCGGACGCGCCCGTCCTCGCGTACATGGACGTGGACCTCTCCACCGACCTCAACGCCCTGCTGCCGCTGGTCGCCCCGCTGATCTCCGGCCACTCCGACCTCGCCATCGGCACCCGGCTGGCCCGCTCCTCGCGGGTGGTCCGGGGAGCGAAGCGGGAGTTCATCTCCCGCGCCTACAACCTGCTCCTGCGCTCCTCGCTCTCCGCCCGCTTCAGCGACGCGCAGTGCGGCTTCAAGGCGATCCGGCGCGAGGTCGCGACGCGGCTGCTGCCGCTCGTGGAGGACTCCGGCTGGTTCTTCGACACCGAGCTGCTGGTCCTCGCCGAGCGGGCCGGGCTGCGGATCCACGAGGTGCCGGTGGACTGGGTCGACGACCCCGATTCCACCGTCCACATCGCCCGCACCGCCGCCGAGGACCTCAAGGGGGTCTGGCGGGTGGGCAGGGCGCTGGCCGTCGGCGCGCTCCCGCTGGACCGGCTCGCCCGCCCCTTCGGAGACGACCCGCGCGACCGCACCGCCCTGCCCGGGGTACCGCGCGGGCTGGCCCGCCAGCTGCTGGGCTTCTGCGTGGTCGGAGCCCTGTCCACCCTCCTCTACCTGCTCCTCTACTCCGCGGCCCGGACCACCGCCGGCCCCCAGCTCGCCAACGCCGCCGCGCTGCTGCTCTCCGCCGTCGCCAACACCGCGGCCAACCGCAGGCTCACCTTCGGCGTCCGCGGCCGGGCCCGCGCCATTCGCCACCAGGCACAGGGGCTCGTGGTGTTCGCCATCGGACTGGCCCTGACCAGCGGGTCGCTGGCCGCTCTCGGGGCCGCCAGCGCCAAGCCGGGGCACAGCACCGAGGTGGCCGTCCTGGTCACCGCCAACCTCGCCGCCACCGTGCTGCGGTTCCTGCTCTTCCGCGCCTGGGTCTTCCCCGAACGGCGCGCCACATCCGCGAAGGACCACTCCTGA
- a CDS encoding sensor histidine kinase — protein sequence MALIAVVGAAISTVTTVALRSYLVDKVDQQLRVAVEMASRPSLGKFPRENNLGVVMGPGSPLGAVGVRLDTAGKAVESVRSERSAALGGSGSGSGGHPPLTPAQADVLAGAAHKAAGGRPGDPVELQLPGLGGYRVLASPDASTGSVVLGFPLTEVDSTVHTLIAVEVFVTLAGLIAASLAGQVLVGVALRPLRRVAATATRVSELTLHSGEPALHERVPDAEADPRTEVGQVGAALNRMLGHVSSALTARQQSETRVRQFVADASHELRTPLASIRGYAELTRRGREEPGPDTRHALGRIESEATRMTGLVEDLLLLARLDAGRPLSTCDTDLAPLVVDAVSDARAAGQDHHWRLKLPEEPAPVRADAARIQQVLVNLLANARTHTPPGTTVTAHVSRETSAVRLRIEDDGPGIPPELLPHVFERFARGDASRSRSAGSTGLGLAIVAAVVSAHGGHVGVRSAPGHTSFEVLLPLADPATPAVSTVPVVSIVPVVSTVPVVSTTTSTTTSAALTATAPAAQQNSQTGHRVSTQR from the coding sequence GTGGCCCTCATCGCCGTCGTCGGCGCGGCCATCAGCACCGTCACCACCGTCGCGCTGCGCTCGTACCTGGTCGACAAGGTCGACCAACAGCTGCGCGTCGCCGTCGAGATGGCGAGCCGCCCGAGCCTGGGAAAGTTCCCCCGGGAGAACAACCTCGGCGTGGTCATGGGGCCCGGATCTCCGCTGGGGGCCGTCGGGGTCCGCCTCGACACCGCGGGGAAGGCCGTAGAGAGCGTCCGCAGTGAACGCAGCGCAGCCCTCGGCGGATCCGGATCCGGGTCCGGCGGCCACCCGCCCCTCACCCCGGCCCAGGCCGACGTCCTCGCCGGGGCCGCGCACAAGGCCGCAGGCGGCCGTCCCGGCGACCCGGTCGAACTCCAACTGCCGGGCCTCGGCGGCTACCGGGTGCTGGCTTCGCCCGACGCGAGCACCGGCAGCGTGGTCCTCGGATTCCCGCTCACCGAGGTCGACTCCACCGTGCACACCCTGATCGCGGTGGAGGTCTTCGTCACCCTCGCCGGGCTGATCGCGGCCTCCCTCGCCGGACAGGTCCTGGTCGGTGTCGCGCTGCGCCCGCTGCGCCGGGTCGCCGCCACCGCCACCCGGGTCTCCGAACTCACCCTGCACAGCGGCGAGCCCGCCCTCCACGAGCGGGTCCCCGACGCCGAGGCCGATCCACGCACCGAGGTCGGACAGGTCGGCGCCGCCCTCAACCGGATGCTGGGCCACGTCTCCTCGGCGCTGACCGCACGCCAGCAGAGCGAGACCCGGGTCCGCCAGTTCGTCGCCGACGCCAGCCACGAGCTGCGCACCCCGCTGGCCTCGATCCGCGGCTATGCCGAACTGACCCGCCGGGGCCGCGAGGAGCCGGGCCCCGACACCCGGCACGCCCTGGGCCGGATCGAGTCCGAAGCCACCCGGATGACCGGGCTGGTGGAGGACCTGCTGCTGCTGGCCCGGCTCGACGCGGGCCGCCCGTTGTCCACCTGCGACACCGATCTGGCCCCGCTGGTCGTGGACGCCGTCAGCGACGCCCGGGCCGCCGGCCAGGACCACCACTGGCGCCTGAAACTCCCCGAGGAGCCGGCGCCCGTCCGCGCCGACGCGGCCCGGATCCAGCAGGTGCTGGTGAACCTGCTGGCCAACGCCCGCACCCACACCCCGCCCGGCACCACCGTCACGGCACATGTTTCACGTGAAACATCCGCCGTCCGGCTCCGGATCGAGGACGACGGCCCCGGCATCCCGCCCGAGCTGCTGCCCCACGTCTTCGAGCGCTTCGCCCGCGGCGACGCCTCCCGCTCCCGCTCGGCGGGCTCCACCGGCCTCGGCCTGGCCATCGTGGCCGCCGTGGTGTCGGCCCACGGCGGCCACGTCGGCGTCCGCAGCGCCCCCGGCCACACCTCCTTCGAGGTCCTGCTCCCCCTGGCCGACCCGGCGACCCCCGCCGTCTCGACCGTTCCCGTCGTCTCGATCGTTCCCGTCGTCTCGACCGTTCCCGTCGTCTCCACCACCACCTCCACCACCACCTCCGCCGCCCTCACCGCCACGGCCCCCGCCGCGCAGCAGAACTCACAGACGGGCCACAGGGTCAGCACACAGCGGTGA